In a genomic window of Quercus lobata isolate SW786 chromosome 4, ValleyOak3.0 Primary Assembly, whole genome shotgun sequence:
- the LOC115986663 gene encoding probable WRKY transcription factor 43: protein MEGQNSSTPSSLPPNNINPPFLFTPSLDPEIDWISLLSTVQPAGFPSAENNIKPIMELSGSTNGVVLDHEKGNNNNKDKRKSGGRIKKATRPRFAFQTRSADDILDDGYRWRKYGQKAVKNSVYPRSYYRCTHHTCNVKKQVQRLSKDTSIVVTTYEGIHNHPCEKLMETLTPLLKQMQFLSRF from the exons ATGGAAGGCCAAAACTCCTCAACCCCATCATCACTACCACCAAATAACATTAACCCTCCCTTCCTCTTCACACCCTCATTAGACCCAGAAATTGACTGGATCAGCCTTCTCTCTACAGTTCAACCAGCTGGCTTCCCATCAGCTGAGAATAATATTAAGCCTATCATGGAATTAAGTGGTTCCACAAATGGGGTTGTACTGGATCATGAGAAgggtaataataataataaggataaGAGGAAAAGTGGTGGTAGGATCAAAAAAGCAACACGGCCTAGGTTTGCATTTCAGACTCGGAGTGCGGATGATATACTTGATGATGGGTATCGATGGAGAAAGTATGGGCAGAAAGCTGTGAAGAACAGCGTTTATCCCAG GAGCTACTATCGGTGCACGCATCACACATGCAATGTGAAGAAACAAGTCCAAAGGCTATCCAAAGACACGAGCATTGTGGTGACAACATATGAGGGCATTCACAATCATCCCTGTGAGAAGCTGATGGAAACCTTAACTCCTCTTTTGAAGCAAATGCAATTTCTATCTAGGTTCTAA